TGCGGATCACAAAGGCCGGCACCCTCCGGGCCGTATCCTTGACAGTGGCAAACCGCCGGGAATAGGATCAAACGGCACGTTTTGCCCGCACCGCACCATCCGGCCGCACGCGCAGGGGAGGGACGGTTGATGATCGCACGAGGGCTCAGGTTGACCGGGGCGGCCCTGCCCCTGCTGCTGCTCGGCTGCGTCGTCGAGCAGCGCGACTTCGAGGCGCTCAAGGAGCAGGTCCGGGTCCAGCAGCGGCAGATCAACGAACTCAAGGCCCGGCAGGAAGAGCAGGGCCTGCGGATCGACACGCTCAACAACGGCTTCAAGATCCTCGGTGACAAGGCCGAGGAGAACGGCCGCCGCATCGACGGGCTCGAGGAGCGCGGGGGCGTCTCCGGCGGCGCCTCCATCGCCGTTCCCGAACCGTCGCCGTCCGCGGCGGCTCCCGCTGCCCCCGAGGCCGCGGCCCCGACGGTCCAGCCGCTGCCCGCCGCCGTTGCAGCGCCCGCCGCGAGTCCGGCCGCCGCCCCGGCGGCCGCGACACCGCCGCCCGTCCTGCTGACGAACCTCCCCAAGACGCCGGCGCCGGCGAGCGGCGGCGAGCTTATCTCCTCGTCGTCGAAGGCCGAGAAGCTCTACGCCACCGCGCTCGGCCTCTTCTCCAACCGCGACTACACCCCGGCTGCCGCGAAGTTCGAGGAATTCGTCACCGACTACCGCGACCACAAGCTCGCCGGCAACGCGCAGTACTGGATCGGCGAGTGCCAGTACTCGCAGCGGCATTTTGCCGAGGCGGCCGACGAGTTCGGGAAGGTGGAGAAGCTCTTCCCGGCCAGCCCGAAGGTCGCGGCGGCCCTGTACAAGAAGGGGCTCTCGCTCTGGGAGCTCAAGCGGACGGCCGACGCCCAGGCCGCGCTCCAGCGGCTGATCGAGAAGTACCCGCAGTCCGAGGAGGCGGGAAAGGCCCGCGAGCGGCTCGAGCGCTGGAAGTAGGCCCGGGGCCATTCCCCGCAGCGGTAAAACGGAAGGAGCAAGCCATGAAACGGACGATGCACGGTTGGACCGCCGTCCTCGCGTGCGCGGTCGCGCTGGCGACCGCGGCCGGTGCGCACGCCGCGGCGGCGCCGGCGGCGGGGGAGCGGGCAGGCTTCGAGACCTACGTCGTGCGCCGCGGCGACACGCTGTCGGGCGTCGCCAAGCGCGTCCTGGGGGACCAGAAGCGCTGGCGCGAGATCCTGAAGGACAACCCCCAGGTCACCAACGCGAACCTCATCTACCCGGGGGACTCGCTGCTCGTGCCGGTGCCGCAGCAGGCCGTCGCGGCCGCTCCGGCGCCCGCGGCGGAGGCAGCGGCCGCGGCGACGCCCGCGCCTGCCGCCACGTCTGCGCAGACGGCAGGGACGGCGAGTGCGGCCGGCGGCGGCGCTTCGGAGCGGGCGGCGACCGTCGAGGTCCCCGAGTTGCCCGTGGAGAAGGCGCGCGTGACCGGGACGGTCAACCCCGCGCTCTACCGCTCGGCCGGCTACATCGCGGACGGCCTGCCCGCCATCGCCATCGTGGCCTCCGAGGACGAGCGCGAGCTGATCGGCTCCGACGACGCGGCGGTCATCAACGCGCCGGTCACGCCCGGCCGGGTCTTCACCGTGGTGCGGGCCGACCGCCGCGTCTTCCATCCGCTGACGGGCGCGTACCTGGGGTGGCTGACGCGGGTACTCGGGACCGCGGAGGTCACCTGCCGCGACCTGCTGACGTCCACCGTGGTGCTGCGCGGGATGCGCGATGCCGCGGGCGTCGGCGACTACCTCGTGCCCTTCAATCCCGACGACCGGCTCGCGGAGGACGCTCTTCCCGGGAAGCAGCTGCCCGAGTGCGTTCCGGCGGGCCCGGCGGACGGCGTGGTCGTGGCCTTCGACGAGGACCGGCTCGGCGTGGCCGAGGAGGACCTCGTCTACCTCGACCAGGGGACGGCGGCGAGCGTCGGCCCCGGCAAGCGCTACGTCGTCTACCGCGAGGGCTACGGCGGCTGCCGGGCGCCCATCGGCGAGGTGCAGGTGCTGCGCGTTCAGGAGCAGAGTTCGACCGCCCTGGTGACGGCCAGCGTCGGCGAGGTGCTGGTCGGGGACCTGCTGCGCGCCCGGTAGCTACGGGGTCTCGTCCGCGAGCGCGGCCAGGATGAGCCGGCGGACCGCCTCGCGCACCTCGCCGTCGCCGATCGCGTCGAGCTCGCCCGCCAGCTCCGCGGGGAGCGCGGCGGCGGCGCGGCGCGGGCGGGCGGCAGCCGCCTGCGGGGCCGGCGCGGGGTCAAGTCTCCCGGTGACGAAGAAGAGGTCGGTCACCGCCTCGGCGCCGAAGCGCGCGGCGATGCGCCGGAGCAGGTCGGGCTTGAGCAGCGCGAGCTGCTGGGTCCACACCGGGCTCTCGGTGACGACGGTGAGCCGGCGGTTGACGACGTGCGAGGGGCGCGCGTGGGCGGCGATCTGGGGCCCGACCGCGGCGTCCCACGCGGTGAGCACCTCCTCCTCGCGCAGGCGGCGCTCCCACCCGAGGGCGGCGATGCGCTCCTTCAGGACGTCGCCGACGCGCGCGGGGCGCCTGGAAGCGGATGATCCCATGCCGGTATTGTAGGGCGGGGCGGGAAGGCTGGACAAGGGCGCACCAAAGGGGGCGGCATGGAAGAGGCGCAGATGCACGAGCGGATCCGGCGGCTCGCGCGCGAGAAGGGCGCGATCATCCTCGCGCACAACTACCAGCGCTACGAGGTGCAGCAGGCGGCGGACCTCGTCGGCGACTCGCTCGGGCTCTCGGCGAAGGCGGCCGAGACCGACGCGCGGATGATCGTCTTCGCGGGCGTGCACTTCATGGCCGAGAGCGCGAAGATCCTCTCGCCGCGCAAGAAGGTCGTCATGCCGCGCGCCGACGCGGGCTGCCCGCTGGCCGACACGATCACCGTCGAGAAGCTGCGCGCGCTGCAGGCCGAGCACCCCGGCGCGCCGACGGTCTGCTACATCAACTCCGCGGCGGCGATCAAGGCCGAGGTGGACGTCTGCTGCACGTCGGCGAACATGGACAAGGTCGTCGCCTCGCTCCCCGACAGGAAGGTCCTCTTCGTGCCGGACGGGAACATGGGCCGCTACCTGCAGAAGCTGCTGCCGGAAAAGGAGATCGTCACCTGGAAGGGGGTCTGCCCGACGCACAACCGGCTGCGCGTCGACCAGGTCCTCGAGCAGAAGCGGCTGCACCCCGCGGCGAAGTTCATCG
This portion of the bacterium genome encodes:
- a CDS encoding LysM domain-containing protein, which produces MKRTMHGWTAVLACAVALATAAGAHAAAAPAAGERAGFETYVVRRGDTLSGVAKRVLGDQKRWREILKDNPQVTNANLIYPGDSLLVPVPQQAVAAAPAPAAEAAAAATPAPAATSAQTAGTASAAGGGASERAATVEVPELPVEKARVTGTVNPALYRSAGYIADGLPAIAIVASEDERELIGSDDAAVINAPVTPGRVFTVVRADRRVFHPLTGAYLGWLTRVLGTAEVTCRDLLTSTVVLRGMRDAAGVGDYLVPFNPDDRLAEDALPGKQLPECVPAGPADGVVVAFDEDRLGVAEEDLVYLDQGTAASVGPGKRYVVYREGYGGCRAPIGEVQVLRVQEQSSTALVTASVGEVLVGDLLRAR
- the ybgF gene encoding tol-pal system protein YbgF, translated to MIARGLRLTGAALPLLLLGCVVEQRDFEALKEQVRVQQRQINELKARQEEQGLRIDTLNNGFKILGDKAEENGRRIDGLEERGGVSGGASIAVPEPSPSAAAPAAPEAAAPTVQPLPAAVAAPAASPAAAPAAATPPPVLLTNLPKTPAPASGGELISSSSKAEKLYATALGLFSNRDYTPAAAKFEEFVTDYRDHKLAGNAQYWIGECQYSQRHFAEAADEFGKVEKLFPASPKVAAALYKKGLSLWELKRTADAQAALQRLIEKYPQSEEAGKARERLERWK
- the nadA gene encoding quinolinate synthase NadA yields the protein MEEAQMHERIRRLAREKGAIILAHNYQRYEVQQAADLVGDSLGLSAKAAETDARMIVFAGVHFMAESAKILSPRKKVVMPRADAGCPLADTITVEKLRALQAEHPGAPTVCYINSAAAIKAEVDVCCTSANMDKVVASLPDRKVLFVPDGNMGRYLQKLLPEKEIVTWKGVCPTHNRLRVDQVLEQKRLHPAAKFIAHPECRLDVIELADAVRSTTGFLRYAKESDATEFIIGTEVGLIPRLEAENPGKRFYPASEEMVCPNMKMTHLEDVLAVLETEDNEILVPDEIRVRAVRALERMLKIT
- a CDS encoding DUF721 domain-containing protein, translated to MGSSASRRPARVGDVLKERIAALGWERRLREEEVLTAWDAAVGPQIAAHARPSHVVNRRLTVVTESPVWTQQLALLKPDLLRRIAARFGAEAVTDLFFVTGRLDPAPAPQAAAARPRRAAAALPAELAGELDAIGDGEVREAVRRLILAALADETP